Within the Bacteroidia bacterium genome, the region ACTGAGGAGCGCACTGAGCGTAGGAACGGATAGCTCAACCTTTAAGGCCTCCAAGCTGGACGGATTTTACAAAAATCCCCGGCTGTTCGTACCCTTTCCACCCGAAGCTATAAAAGTGAAAGAGAAAGTGGAAGCTCTTGGCTTTAAGGATAAAGTGGACAAGTTTGTCCTTACACTGAACCGCGGAGCAGAAGAAGCCTGCAAAGATGCCGGACCTATTTTCCTGAATGCAATTAAGAATATGAGTATTGCAGACGGTTTCGGAATTCTTAAAGGAGGTGACAATGCCGCAACCAATTATCTCAAAGACAAAACAACTCCGGAACTCAAAAGCACTTTTCTTCCTAAAGTAAAAGATGCCCTGAACCGGGTGGAACTGACCAAATACTGGAATCCTGTTATCTCAACGTATAATAAAATTCCCGGTGTTGAAAAGCAGAATCCCGATTTGGATGCCTACGTTACGGACAGGGCTATTATAGGCCTCTTTGTCCTGTTGGCCGACGAAGAACTCAAGATCCGGAAGGATCCTATTGCCCGCGTCAATGACATCTTAAAGAGAGTGTTTGGCAGCAAGTACTGACACGCTATGGATATTTTGTTAATACTTAAGCCCTCTCCGGAGGGCTTTCATTTTTAGTTTTACCGAAACATTTTCCAATGAAATTTTTTGTTGACACGGCCAATCTTGATCAGATCAGAGAGGCGCAGGACCTTGGTATTCTTGACGGAGTTACAACCAATCCGTCCCTGATGGCCAAAGAAGGCATTAAAGGAGAAGCTGCCGTGATGAAGCACTACACAGACATCTGCAAGATTGTTACGGGAGACGTAAGTGCGGAGGTGATTGCCACGGATTACGAGGGCATTATCAGGGAAGGAAAAAAACTGGCGGCACTACATTCGCAAATTGTGGTAAAAGTTCCTATGATCAAAGATGGAATAAAGGCCATAAAGCATTTTACATCTGAAGGAATTAAAACAAACTGCACACTTGTATTTTCACCCGGCCAGGCCTTACTTGCCGCTAAAGCCGGAGCCACCTATGTTT harbors:
- a CDS encoding DUF4197 domain-containing protein, whose protein sequence is MKKLTYLLFAGLGVAVISCTSTQLNQLNQVMNTNTTPTENPLTNDEVIAGLRSALSVGTDSSTFKASKLDGFYKNPRLFVPFPPEAIKVKEKVEALGFKDKVDKFVLTLNRGAEEACKDAGPIFLNAIKNMSIADGFGILKGGDNAATNYLKDKTTPELKSTFLPKVKDALNRVELTKYWNPVISTYNKIPGVEKQNPDLDAYVTDRAIIGLFVLLADEELKIRKDPIARVNDILKRVFGSKY
- the fsa gene encoding fructose-6-phosphate aldolase gives rise to the protein MKFFVDTANLDQIREAQDLGILDGVTTNPSLMAKEGIKGEAAVMKHYTDICKIVTGDVSAEVIATDYEGIIREGKKLAALHSQIVVKVPMIKDGIKAIKHFTSEGIKTNCTLVFSPGQALLAAKAGATYVSPFLGRLDDVSTDGLALIADLRIIYDNYGYKTQILAASIRHPMHIIECAKIGADVATCPLAPILALLKHPLTDNGLKQFLEDAKKFA